CACCGCCGGCCCGCAGGTCCGAGTCCAACGGGCGCCGACGGGGCCACCTGCGGGTGTTGCCCGACCCACCTGAATAGCAGAGCTTCGGCGAGGGCTAGCGCACATGCCTCTTTCATTCGACGGTTAGGCTGGCGCCAGTAGTCCACGTCACAAGGAGTTGTATGTCCCGGCCTGCCGCGGCTGTCCATAGCGTCATCAAGGCGTATGACGTGCGCGGCCTGGTCGGCGAAGAGATCGACGAGGATTTCGTCCGCGACGTCGGCGGCGCGTTCGCTCGGCTCATGCGCGGTGAGAACGCCACCCAGGTGGCGATCGGCTACGACATGCGGGACAGCTCACCGTCGCTCGCGGACGCATTCGCCGAGGGTGTGGTCGCGCAGGGCCTCGATGTGGTGCGCGTCGGCCTGGCGTCCACCGATCAGCTGTACTTCGCCTCGGGTCTGCTGGACTGTCCGGGCGCAATGTTCACCGCGAGCCACAACCCGGCCGCCTACAACGGCATCAAGCTGTGCCGGGCAGGCGCCAAGCCCGTCGGCAAGGACACCGGGCTGATGGCCATCAGCGAGGACGTGATCGCCGGGATACCGGTCTACGACGGGCCGCGTGGCTCGAAAGCGGACCGCGATGTCCTGACGGACTACGGCGACTTTCTGCGGTCACTGGTCAGCCTGGCCGGGTTGCGGCCGCTGAAGGTCGCCGTCGACGCGGGCAACGGAATGGCGGGCCACACGGCTCCCGCTGTGCTGGGATCGATTGCAGGGATCACGCTCGCTCCGTTGTTCTTCGAACTCGACGGCACGTTCCCGAATCACGAAGCCAATCCTCTGGAGCCGGCGAACCTCGTCGACCTGCAAGCGCATGTGCTGGCCACCGGTGCCGACATCGGGCTGGCGTTCGACGGCGACGCTGACCGCTGCTTCGTGGTCGACGAGCTCGGTAAGCCGGTTTCGCCGTCGGCGGTGACCGCGTTGGTCGCCGCGCGCGAACTCGGTCGCGAGATCGGCGCGACGGTGATTCACAACCTGATCACCTCGAGGGCGGTACCGGAACTCGTGGCTGAACGGGGCGGCACCCCGGTACGGTCGCGCGTCGGACACTCATACATCAAGGCGCTGATGGCCGAAACCGGGGCGATCTTCGGCGGCGAGCATTCAGCGCACTACTACTTCCGCGATTTCTGGGGCGCCGACTCCGGCATGCTGGCGGCGCTGCACGTCATGGCCGCGCTCAGTGAGCAGGACCGGCCGCTGTCCGACCTGATGGCCGACTACCAACGCTACGAAGCGTCGGGCGAGGTCAACTTCACGGTCACCGACGCCGAAGCGTGCATCGACCGGGTGTTGTCCTCCTTCGCGGCCCGCATCCACTCGATTGACCACCTGGACGGAGTGACCGTCGATCTGGGCGACGGATCCTGGTTCAACGTGCGGATGTCCAACACCGAGCCGTTGTTGCGGCTGAACGTCGAGGCGCGGACCACGGAAGAGGTCGACGCGATCGTCGAACAGATCGCGGCACGGATCTCGGCGTCGACTGAGGCGGCATCCGAGGTGCCCAAGTGAACGCCACCCACTCTCTCGTCGATCTCGACGATGCGGAAGGACTGCTGGCCGCCGACCGCGACGGATCGCTGCGCGCGGTCGCGATGGCCGGTGCGCAGGTACGCGCCACCGCCGCGGCGCTCGACGAGGGCGACCTGGATCCGCTGCGAAGCACCGAGCCCCCGCGCACCGTGATCTGGGTGGCCGGTCGCGGAAATGCCGAAGCGGCAGGGTCATTGCTCGCCGCTGCGTTAGGTGGTTCGGTGGCCGCACCGATCGTCGTCGCCCCCGAGGTGCCGCCGTGGATCGGCGCGCTGGACGTGCTGATCGTGGCCGGCGACGATCCCGGCGATCCCGCTTTGGTGGCGGCCGCTGCCACCGGAGTGCGGCGCGGCGCCCGCGTCGTCGTCGTCGCGCCCTACGAGGGACCGTTGCGCGACGCCACTGCGGGACGATCCGTCGCACTGGCCCCGCGGGTGTGGGTGCCCGACGAATTCAGTTTCTCCCGCTATCTGGCCGCCGGCCTGGCGACACTGCACACGGTCGACCAGGGACTCCGGGTCGACCTGGCCGCGCTGGCCGACGAGCTGGACGCAGAAGCGTTGCGCAACAGCGCCGCTCGCGAGCTGCTCACCAATCCCGCGAAGGCGTTGGCCGAGCGTATGTCGGGCGCCGAGGTCGTCATCGCGGGCGACAACGCGGCGACGCTGGTGCTGGCGCGGCACGTCGCGGCCGTGATGTTGCGGGTCGCTCATCGAGCGGTGGCCGCGGTGGGCCTGGCCGAGGCGATGGTGGCGCTGCGCGGCGGAATGGGGGAGGCATCCGGCGCCGATCGCGAGCAGTCGATATTCCATGACGAGCAGATCGACGGTCCGCTGCCGCCACGGGTTCGGACCTTTGTGCTGTCCGTCGACGCCGAGCGAGCCGTGGTCGCGGCCAGGGTCGCCGGGCTGGACGGCGTCGACGTGATCCACGCCGAGGATGTGCCGGAGGCGCTCGAAGGCTCTGACATCGAGCGCCTGCCTGCCGCTCCGACCAGTCCAGGTCGCCTGGAAGAGCAGCTGGCGATGCTGGCTGTTCGGATGGAGATGACGGCCGTCTACCTGAAGCTGGTTCGAGGTTGAGCAAGTGAACTTGCTACGTGGAGCGGTGCGGACCTACGCCTGGGGGTCACGGACCGCGATCGCTGACTTCACCGGAAGGCCAAGCCCGACAATGCATCCGGAGGCCGAGTTGTGGTTCGGGGCTCATCCGGGCGATCCCGCGTGGCTGGAGACCGAAGAGGGTGAACGGTCGCTGCTCGACACGTTGCGCGACGATCCCGAGGGACAGCTCGGGCCTGCTGTGCGCGCCAGATTCGGTGACACGCTTCCGTTCCTGCTCAAGGTGCTCGCGGCCGACGAGCCGCTGTCGCTGCAGGCCCATCCCAGTGCTCGGCAGGCGGCCGAGGGCTTCGCCCGCGAGGACCGATTGGGTCTCCCTGTCAACGCACCCAATCGCAACTACCGCGACCCCAGCCACAAACCCGAAATCCTGGTCGCTCTGGGGGAATTCGAAGCGCTGGCAGGATTCCGGCCCGCCGCGCGCAGCGTCGAGCTGATGCGTGCGCTCGCGGTGACCGAGCTCGACCCGTATGTCGCCCTGCTGGCTGGTCAGCCCGACGAGTTCGGATTGCGGGCTCTGTTCACCACGTGGATCACCGCTCCGCAGCCCGATCTCGACGTGCTGGTGCCCCAGGTGATCGAGGGCGCGATCCACTATGTGCGTTCGGGTGACAAGACATTCGCCGCCGAGGCAAGGACGGTACTCGAACTCGGCGAGCGTTACCCGGGTGACGCAGGTGTGCTGGCCAGCCTGCTGCTCAACCGCATCACCCTGCAGG
The sequence above is drawn from the Mycobacterium gallinarum genome and encodes:
- a CDS encoding phosphomannomutase/phosphoglucomutase; this encodes MSRPAAAVHSVIKAYDVRGLVGEEIDEDFVRDVGGAFARLMRGENATQVAIGYDMRDSSPSLADAFAEGVVAQGLDVVRVGLASTDQLYFASGLLDCPGAMFTASHNPAAYNGIKLCRAGAKPVGKDTGLMAISEDVIAGIPVYDGPRGSKADRDVLTDYGDFLRSLVSLAGLRPLKVAVDAGNGMAGHTAPAVLGSIAGITLAPLFFELDGTFPNHEANPLEPANLVDLQAHVLATGADIGLAFDGDADRCFVVDELGKPVSPSAVTALVAARELGREIGATVIHNLITSRAVPELVAERGGTPVRSRVGHSYIKALMAETGAIFGGEHSAHYYFRDFWGADSGMLAALHVMAALSEQDRPLSDLMADYQRYEASGEVNFTVTDAEACIDRVLSSFAARIHSIDHLDGVTVDLGDGSWFNVRMSNTEPLLRLNVEARTTEEVDAIVEQIAARISASTEAASEVPK
- a CDS encoding TobH protein, with the protein product MNATHSLVDLDDAEGLLAADRDGSLRAVAMAGAQVRATAAALDEGDLDPLRSTEPPRTVIWVAGRGNAEAAGSLLAAALGGSVAAPIVVAPEVPPWIGALDVLIVAGDDPGDPALVAAAATGVRRGARVVVVAPYEGPLRDATAGRSVALAPRVWVPDEFSFSRYLAAGLATLHTVDQGLRVDLAALADELDAEALRNSAARELLTNPAKALAERMSGAEVVIAGDNAATLVLARHVAAVMLRVAHRAVAAVGLAEAMVALRGGMGEASGADREQSIFHDEQIDGPLPPRVRTFVLSVDAERAVVAARVAGLDGVDVIHAEDVPEALEGSDIERLPAAPTSPGRLEEQLAMLAVRMEMTAVYLKLVRG
- the manA gene encoding mannose-6-phosphate isomerase, class I, with the protein product MNLLRGAVRTYAWGSRTAIADFTGRPSPTMHPEAELWFGAHPGDPAWLETEEGERSLLDTLRDDPEGQLGPAVRARFGDTLPFLLKVLAADEPLSLQAHPSARQAAEGFAREDRLGLPVNAPNRNYRDPSHKPEILVALGEFEALAGFRPAARSVELMRALAVTELDPYVALLAGQPDEFGLRALFTTWITAPQPDLDVLVPQVIEGAIHYVRSGDKTFAAEARTVLELGERYPGDAGVLASLLLNRITLQAGEAIYLPAGNLHAYLHGVGLEVMANSDNVLRGGLTPKHVDVPELLRVLDFTPASEDSIRPTTTRDGMELVYNTPAPEFAVSELRIEGEHVGHEIDAPCRHDGPQILLCTEGSTVVYAKGDKVTLQRGSAAWVAADEGPIRLTAEAPTKLFRATVGI